The Burkholderia pyrrocinia genome includes a region encoding these proteins:
- a CDS encoding efflux RND transporter periplasmic adaptor subunit yields the protein MLRRRLAISAVVCALPFALAACGAKAPSDPRTEAPLVRTAIAQAAIPASRSFTGTVAARVQSDLGFRVSGKVLERLVDAGQTVKRGQPLMRIDPIDLRLAAQARQDAVTAARARAQQTAQDEERYRELRGTGAISASAYDQIRAAADAAKAQLSAAEADAGVARNAAGYAELVADGDGVVMETLAEPGQVVSAGQPVVRVAHAGRREAVIQLPETLRPAGGSVAQATLFGNGGVSVPATLRQLSDAADPRTRTYEARYVLQGALADAPLGATVTIQIPDARSLVQGGLQVPIGALFDAGKGPGVWVINGEPAKVSWRPVTVEHLDDDSARVAGEIKQGDRIVALGAQLLREDEQVRVTSQAVAVASEGVRP from the coding sequence ATGCTCCGGCGTCGCCTTGCTATCTCTGCAGTCGTCTGTGCACTGCCATTTGCGCTAGCCGCCTGCGGCGCAAAAGCCCCGTCCGATCCGCGCACGGAGGCGCCCCTGGTGCGCACCGCCATCGCTCAGGCGGCGATCCCCGCTTCCCGTTCGTTTACCGGAACCGTCGCCGCGCGCGTGCAGAGCGATCTCGGATTTCGCGTCTCCGGCAAGGTGCTGGAGCGGCTGGTGGATGCCGGGCAAACCGTCAAGCGAGGTCAGCCGCTGATGCGCATCGATCCCATCGATCTGAGGCTTGCCGCGCAGGCCCGGCAGGATGCGGTCACCGCCGCGCGAGCTCGGGCGCAGCAGACCGCGCAAGATGAAGAGCGCTACCGCGAGCTGCGCGGCACCGGAGCGATATCGGCCTCGGCCTATGACCAGATCAGGGCCGCGGCCGATGCCGCCAAAGCTCAGCTCAGCGCGGCCGAGGCGGACGCCGGCGTTGCGCGCAATGCGGCGGGTTATGCCGAGCTGGTAGCGGACGGCGACGGAGTCGTGATGGAAACGCTGGCCGAACCGGGCCAGGTCGTCAGCGCCGGACAGCCCGTGGTACGCGTGGCCCACGCCGGGCGCCGTGAGGCTGTCATCCAGCTACCCGAAACCTTGCGCCCTGCCGGGGGTTCGGTCGCCCAGGCCACGCTGTTCGGCAACGGCGGCGTCAGCGTACCGGCGACGCTGCGCCAGCTCTCGGATGCGGCGGATCCGCGTACGCGCACCTACGAAGCACGGTATGTGCTGCAGGGCGCGTTGGCCGACGCACCGTTGGGCGCCACGGTGACAATCCAGATTCCGGACGCGCGCTCCCTGGTGCAAGGCGGTTTGCAGGTGCCGATCGGTGCGCTGTTCGACGCGGGCAAGGGACCGGGGGTGTGGGTCATCAACGGCGAACCGGCAAAGGTTTCCTGGCGACCGGTTACTGTCGAACATCTGGACGACGATAGTGCTCGCGTCGCCGGCGAGATCAAGCAAGGCGACCGGATCGTCGCGCTCGGCGCGCAACTGCTGCGCGAAGACGAGCAGGTACGGGTGACGAGTCAAGCCGTCGCCGTCGCTTCCGAGGGAGTCCGTCCGTGA